A stretch of the Halorussus lipolyticus genome encodes the following:
- a CDS encoding Rieske (2Fe-2S) protein, whose translation MATDDPTSDDSPSAETSFVRVADAAELREEGRMVTRADGRAIALFHHEDEFQAVDNRCPHMGFPLADGTVDDGILTCHWHHARFELSCGDTFDPWADDVQSFPVEVRDGDVYVNPHPDPDLPPVEHWSNRLRTGLEESLRLVLAKSVIGLADEDVAYTDPLETGLRFGARYRDDGWSSGLTILSAMANLHGELRPDDQRRALYTGLYRVAQNCQGEPPKFDQPSFSARDLSRDRLESWFRETIEVRDRDGAERCLQTAIATLSPEEVADILYLSATDHLYMASGHTFDFINKACEALDHVGWEHASEILPSVIPRLTEASRSEEQSSWRQPIDIAELTFDAADELPGLASEGEDADWDAPEGFADTLLGDDPEQIITGMKSAVRKGATPAELAGEVAQSAGRRVAQFGTSNEFNDWDTVHHTYSYANAVHKAALRTDSMAGYRGAFAGAMSVYLDRFLNTPPTPIPDGTEVEAPEDLRADLLSVFDEEGEVDTAGRLVAAYLREGGDPAELKRVLGEGLLREDADFHTLQNVEAAFEQFDLTDDSDRARTHMVATARYVSAHVPTRRSAEQTYTIADRLHRGEAVHEADRD comes from the coding sequence ATGGCGACAGACGACCCAACGTCCGACGATTCACCCTCCGCCGAAACGTCGTTCGTCCGCGTCGCGGACGCCGCGGAACTCCGCGAGGAGGGCCGAATGGTGACGCGCGCCGACGGTCGGGCCATCGCGCTGTTCCACCACGAGGACGAGTTTCAGGCCGTGGACAACCGGTGTCCCCACATGGGCTTCCCGCTGGCCGACGGGACCGTGGACGACGGCATCCTGACCTGCCACTGGCACCACGCCCGGTTCGAACTCTCCTGCGGCGACACTTTCGACCCGTGGGCCGACGACGTGCAGAGCTTTCCGGTCGAAGTCCGGGACGGCGATGTGTACGTCAATCCCCATCCGGACCCCGACCTCCCGCCGGTCGAACACTGGTCGAATCGGCTTCGGACCGGACTGGAGGAGAGTCTGCGGTTGGTCCTCGCCAAGTCGGTCATCGGACTGGCCGACGAGGACGTGGCCTACACCGACCCGCTCGAAACCGGCCTGCGGTTCGGCGCGCGGTACCGCGACGACGGGTGGAGTTCGGGCCTAACCATCCTGTCGGCGATGGCGAACCTCCACGGCGAACTCCGGCCCGACGACCAGCGTCGGGCGCTCTACACAGGTCTCTACCGGGTGGCCCAGAACTGTCAGGGCGAACCGCCCAAATTCGACCAACCGTCGTTTTCGGCCCGCGACCTCTCGCGCGACCGCCTCGAATCGTGGTTCCGCGAGACCATCGAGGTCCGGGATAGGGACGGCGCGGAGCGGTGTTTGCAGACCGCAATCGCAACCCTCTCCCCCGAGGAGGTCGCCGACATCCTCTATCTCTCGGCGACCGACCACCTCTACATGGCGTCTGGCCACACCTTCGACTTCATCAACAAGGCCTGCGAGGCGCTGGACCACGTGGGGTGGGAACACGCAAGCGAAATTCTGCCGAGCGTGATTCCCCGACTCACCGAGGCCTCCCGGTCCGAGGAGCAGTCGTCGTGGCGTCAGCCAATCGACATCGCGGAACTCACTTTCGACGCCGCCGACGAACTCCCCGGCCTCGCTTCCGAGGGCGAGGACGCCGACTGGGACGCGCCCGAGGGGTTCGCCGACACGCTCCTCGGCGACGACCCCGAGCAAATCATCACCGGGATGAAATCTGCGGTCCGGAAGGGTGCGACCCCCGCCGAACTGGCCGGCGAAGTCGCGCAGTCTGCGGGAAGGCGGGTCGCTCAGTTCGGGACCTCCAACGAGTTCAACGACTGGGACACGGTGCATCACACCTACTCCTACGCCAACGCGGTCCACAAGGCCGCCCTCCGAACCGACTCGATGGCCGGCTATCGAGGCGCGTTCGCTGGCGCGATGAGCGTCTACCTCGACCGGTTCCTCAACACGCCGCCGACGCCGATTCCCGACGGGACGGAGGTCGAGGCCCCCGAGGACCTTCGGGCGGACCTCCTCTCGGTCTTCGACGAGGAGGGCGAGGTCGATACGGCCGGGAGACTGGTCGCGGCCTACCTCCGCGAGGGCGGCGACCCGGCGGAACTCAAGCGGGTCCTCGGCGAGGGCTTGCTCCGCGAGGACGCCGATTTCCACACGCTCCAGAACGTCGAGGCCGCCTTCGAGCAGTTCGACCTGACCGACGACTCCGACCGCGCCCGGACTCACATGGTCGCCACCGCCCGGTACGTCTCGGCCCACGTCCCGACCCGGCGCTCGGCCGAACAGACCTACACGATTGCGGACAGGCTACACCGCGGCGAGGCAGTCCACGAGGCCGACCGAGACTAA